GTGGATAATCTGGCGGGGCGGGATTTTCCTGACGATCTCAGCCCCTACAGGCTCATAATCCACTGCGGAGCCTGCACCTTCAATCGGCAAAGTATGCTTGCGCGCCTGGGGCGCGCCCATGAGCAGGGGATTCCCATGACCAACTACGGGCTGGCTATCTCGCATGTGCAGGGCGTGCTGCGCAGGGTTCTTGAGCCTTTTCCCGCTGCTCTGACGGCTTTTGACGCCGTTTCACAGGTCTGAGCGGGCAGTGCGTCCGAAATCCGGTTGTGGGCAAAACAAGCTAACTATCTTAATTAACAAATGTTAAATTGTAGGCAAAGCAAGGTGAGTCCTTTTTGCTAAATAAAATGTTGTTACGTAATTGACAAAAGTGTTACCAAGGGGCAATCTGCTCAAAACACTGTGCGCACATGCCGTGCTCTGTCATGCCCACAGCGACAACGCCTGCGTGGGCGAACACGGGTGGTGGTCGATCTTTTTGGGAGTTTCTTGCTTGTTTAGTGTTACTTTTTTAAATTTTGTAACACATTTTCTTAGGACGTTGGGCATATCGGGCTGCACACGTGCTGGTTTGGCTGGCAGTGGCGGTTCATGGCACAGGATTGGATGGTAAAGCATGCGCCGCGAAGAAATACTTGATCTCCTGTTTGCACAGCCCTTTGAGGCGGTTTGCGAACGTGCCGCCCGTGTGCTGGAAGAAGAAAAAGGCGCGCATGTGCATGTTCGCGGCCTCATAGAATTTTCAAATTCGTGCAGGCGCAACTGCCGCTACTGCGGTTTGCGCTGCGAGAACGCCAATCTGCGGCGGTACACGCTTGCCAAGGCGGAGATCATGGCAGCCGCCACGCGCGCCGTTGCCCTTGGTGCAGACACCATTGTGCTGCAATCGGGTGAATACGCCATTGATCCCATGTGGCTGGCCGATGTGATTGACTGCCTGCGCGGCGGGCTCAACGTGCCCGTGACCCTGAGCGTGGGCGAGCATCCGCGCGCCGCATATGCCTTGTGGAAAGAGGCTGGCGCAGTGCGCTTTCTGCTCAAGCACGAAACCGCCGATCCATTGCTCTACGAGGCCCTGCATCCTGGGCATGTGCTGGCGGAGCGCATTGCCAGCCTGCGTGTTTTGCAGCGGCTTGGCTACGAGATCGGCTCCGGTTTTATGGTGGGCCTGCCCGGTCAGAGCCTGAACTCGCTGGCAGACGACATTATTCTGGCCCGCAGGCTTGGGGTTTCCATGTGCGGGGCCGGGCCGTTCATTCCGCAGCACGACACGCCGCTTGGCGCGTATCCTGCGGGCAGCGCGCAGCTCGCCCTGCGTGTGATGGCCGTCATGCGCATTGTCATGCCCTGGGCCAACATTCCCGCCACTACGGCACTGGCAACGGTGGACGCACAGGGCGGGCAACGCAACGGCCTGCTGGCGGGCGGCAATGTGCTCATGCCCTCGTTTACGCCGTCAGCTTACGGCAGTCAGTACTGCATTTACGACAATAAGAACCGTGTGGACATGCTTGGCGCGCGCAAGGCCATTGAAGGGGCTGGGCGCAGCCACACCCTTGCCCGCTGGCAGGAGCCAGCGGCACAGGATGTTGTTTCAGGCCTTGTGTCCTGTGCCGTTTCTGGCGCGCCTCACGCATCGGCCTAGGCCCGAATTTACTTGCAGAATCACCGGGCGGACGCAAACGCGCCGCTGTGAACAAATCAACCTGTTACCCGCCAGGAGGCTGTAATGCCGCGCATTGAAATGGAACACATCGCGTACGAGCTCAATGTGCCCCCCCAGGGCGCGGACGGCGACAAGATGTTTTTTGTGCAGATTGATCCCGAAAAATGCATCGGCTGCGATTCCTGTCAGGAATACTGCCCCAGCGGCGCCATTTATGGCGAAACCGGCCTCACGCACAAGATTGCCCACCCAGAACCATGTATCAACTGCGCCCAGTGCCTGACCCACTGCCCGGAAATGGCCATCTATGAGGTGCAGACCTGGGTGCCGGAGCTGCAAAAGAAATTGCAGGACAAAAGCGTCAAATGCATTGCCATGCCTGCGCCTTCTGTGCGCTACGCTCTTGGCGAAGCCTTTGGCCTCGCCCCCGGCAGCGTTACCACGGGCAAAATGCTGGCAGCCCTCAAGCAGCTTGGTTTCTCCAACTGCTGGGATACGGAATTTGCCGCTGACGTGACCATCTGGGAAGAAGCCTCGGAATTTGTGGAGCGCCTCGGTGCAAAGCGCGATCTGCCGCAATTTACCTCCTGCTGTCCCGGCTGGCAAAAGTATGCGGAAACCTTCTATCCCGACCTGTTGCCGCATTTTTCATCCTGTAAATCGCCTGTGGCCATGAATGGCCGCCTTGCCAAAACCTATGGCGCAGAAAAGGCCAAGTACGACCCCAAGAGCCTGTATACTGTTTCCATCATGCCCTGCGTAGCCAAAAAGTACGAAGGTCTGCGTCAGGAATATGCACAGAATGACCTGCGCGACATCGACGCCACCCTGACCACGCGTGAACTGGCCTACATGATCCGTCAGGCGGGCATTGACTTTAACAAGCTGCCCGACGGCCAGCGCGACAGCCTCATGGGCGAATCCACCGGCGGCGCGACCATATTCGGCGTGTCCGGCGGCGTTATGGAAGCGGCCTTGCGCTACGCCTATCAGGCTGTAACCGGCAAGCGGCCGGAATCGTGGGATTTCAAGCAGGTGCGCGGGCTCAAGGGCCTGAAGGAATATACGGTAACCGTCAACGGCATTGAACTGCATCTGGCGGTTGTGCATGGCGCAAAACGCTTTGCCCAGGTGTGCGATGAAGTGCGGGCGGGCAAATCGCCGTATCATTTCATTGAATTTATGGCCTGCCCCGGCGGGTGCGTGTGCGGCGGCGGGCAGCCCATCATGCCCAACATGCTGCAAAGCGCGGAACGCAAGGCCACAAGCCTGTTTGCCGGATTGAAGCAGCGTCTTGCCAACACCCAGCCCAAAGCCTAGAGGAGGCCGCCCATGTCTATCATTGCCACCACCAGACGCGGATTTCTGAAAGGCGCGTGTATTCTTTCCGGCGGGTTGCTGCTTGGGGTTCGCATGGCCAACAAGGCCTACGCCGCCGCCAAGGATTTCAAAGATTACATGAGCGACCGCTCTGCCGCCGTGTACAGTGCCGACTCGGCCTTTCCCAAGCGCGCCAGCCAGGACAATACGCAGGTAAAGGCACTTTACGATTCCTGGCTCGGCAAGCCCCTGAGCCATAAATCAGAAGAAAACCTCCACACCAAGTGGTTTGATAAATCAAAAGGCCTCAAGGCTCTTACGGCTTCAGGCGAATACCCCAACCCTCGCCACAAGGAGTTTGAGGGTACCGCCTATCCGTACGAATAAAGCCACGGCCTTTTCCACCTGAGGGACCCCAAGACCCCTCAGGCCAGACCCACGGCCGACACGGTTTGCCCCCCGTGTCGGCCAGTTTGAATGCTGGGCTGCCCCTGGCCATTTATTCAGGTAATCAGGTAGCCCGCAACAGCGCACACGGGCTGTTCACATACGTAGTGCACAGCCCTATAAATAATTTTTTGATTTCGGTGAGATATCCAGTGGCGGAGCCTGCCGCCAGCAAAAACGTCAAGTTTGCAGCCTGTATTTTCTCTTTTTGCGAAAAAGCAATTCCCACGGGATGTTTTTTCACAGTCTGCCTGTCGAGTTCTCTATGCCAATATGGCTGGTCACCCGCCCGCACCGCCTGAGAATATGGGTCTTGCCGGAGGTTTTTTATGTACAATCCCCAGTCGTTGCGCGCAGATGAATTTATTGACCACAGTGAAGTGCTCGATACCTTGAGCTATGCAACCGAGCACGCGCGCGATGCAGAACTTATTGACTCCATCATTGCCAAGGCTGCGCAAAAAAAAGGCCTGACCCACCGCGAGGCCTCGGTGCTGCTTGCCTGCGAGCTGCCGGAGAAAGTGGAGCAGGTGTACAGGCTTGCCAATCAGATCAAGCACGACTTTTACGGCAACCGCATTGTCATGTTTGCGCCGCTGTATCTCTCAAACCACTGCATCAACAGTTGCGTGTATTGCCCGTATCATTCGCAGAATAAAAACATCGCCCGCAAAAAACTCAGTCAGGAAGAAGTAGCCCGCGAGGTCATTGCCTTGCAGGACATGGGGCACAAGCGTCTTGCGCTTGAGGCGGGCGAACACCCCACCATGAACCCCATTGAGTACATACTTGAGTGCATCAAGACCATTTACAGCATCAAGCGCAAGAACGGGGCCATCCGCCGGGTAAATGTGAACATCGCGGCGACCACGGTGGAAGAATACGCAATGCTCAAGGATGCTGGCATCGGCACGTACATTCTGTTTCAGGAAACCTACCACAAGCAGAGTTACGAAAAGCTGCATCCGGCAGGGCCCAAGCACGACTACGCCTGGCACACTGAGGCCATGGATCGCGCCATGCAGGGCGGCATTGACGATGTGGGCCTGGGGGTGCTTTTCGGTCTTGAGGGCTACCGTTATGAATTTGCGGCTCTGCTCATGCACGCCGAGCACCTCGAAGCCGTGCAGGGCGTTGGCCCGCACACCATCAGCGTGCCGCGCATTCGGCGCGCAGACGACATCAACCCTGACGTGTTCGACAACGGCATCAGCGACGATACGTTTGCCCGCATCTGCGCCTGTATTCGCGTATCTGTGCCGTACACGGGCATGATTGTTTCCACGCGTGAGAGCAAGGCCGTGCGTGAAAAGGTGTTGCCTCTGGGCATTTCGCAGATCAGCGGCGGTTCACGCACCAGCGTTGGCGGGTACTATGAGCCGGAGCCGGAAGAAGACAATTCCGCGCAGTTTGATGTGAGCGATCGCCGCACGCTGGACGAGGTGGTGCGCTGGCTCATGGAGCAGGGGCATGTGCCGAGTTTTTGCACGGCCTGTTACCGCGAGGGCCGTACTGGCGACCGTTTTATGAGCCTGTGCAAGAGCCAGCAGATTTTGAACTGCTGTCACCCCAACGCCCTGCTGACCCTCAAGGAATATTTGCAGGACTACGCCTCGCCGCAAACCCGGCAGATGGGCCTTGCCATGATAGAGCAGGAACTGAACAAAATTCCCAGCGACAAGGTGCGCAAAAAGGCTGTGGAATACCTTGCCGCCATTGAAAGCGGTCAGCGGGACTTTCGATTTTGAGGTAAGTTTTTCTGAAGGTTTTGCAGGAGGCTAAACGGACTGCGGCGCATTGGAGTTACCCCAATGCGCCTTTTTTGTATGTAGGCCCCGCTAGGGCTGGGGGATATTTTTTATTTGCACTGGAGCCTTGGTCTCTCAGTTGCCCGCAGTCGCAAGCCACTGCCCCCACAGAGTTCTTTTTTCGCTGCGGCAACGCCCTGACCACCATTCAGCCGTGTGCGACAAGCTGCAATTTTTATGATTTTTTGTGCTATTTTTATTAATAAAATAGCACAAAACAAAAATAGTAAATAATTTCAGCTTGTTTATGGGAGTTATTAGATCTGCTTACCGCCAGCAATGAAAATAAAATTGTTTTTTTCACTTTTTGTGATTGCACGCAATTTCAGATAAGTGATTAATGTGCTAATATGATTGAATAAAAAATTCCTTTAATTGTACATTTTTGAACAGAAGCATGTATTTTTTTTAACAATTATTGACACAAACTTTCTGGCGGAGTAGTATTTACATTAATTTATAAATTCACAAGCAACTGTTGTTTTAATTGTTTGTGGATTGATCAAGTATATCTTTTCGTAAATTTTATTCCTATTACAAGGAAAAATTTATGTCTAGCAGCGAACTTGTTGACATTGTCTACATAATGGCATTCTGCCTTGGCGGTATGAGCTTTGCTCTGGGGCCTTTTGTAATAGTTTTTTTTCTTGCCCCTCGCATCACTCGCAACACTGTGGGCAAAACCCGCCAGATTGTTGAGTGCGGCATTGACCCCATTGGCGATGCCTGGATCAAATTCGGCGCGGTATATTATATGTATTCGCTGCTGTTCCTCGCATTTGCTGTTGATATTCTCTTTCTCTTCCCTGTTGCGGTTATCTACAACAAGGCTTCTCCCATCAGCGATTTCCTGACGTTCGCGGAAGTTTTTCTGTTCGTGGGCATTTTGTCCCTCGTCATTCTGTACGCGTGGAAAAAGGGAGTGTTCCAGTGGCAACGGAAAATATATTCGGATCGGTAGTCCACTTTTCGCGGCTGGATTCGCTGCTGGACATGTGCCGGGCCAATTCGCTCTGGCCCATGACATTCGGCCTTGCCTGCTGCGCCATTGAAATGATGGCGACCGGCGCGTCCCGCTTTGATCTGGCGCGCTTTGGGGCCGAGGTGTTCAGGCCATCGCCCCGGCAGAGCGATGTGATGATCGTTTCCGGAACCATCAATAAAAAGATGGCCCCGGCTGTGCAGATCCTTTACGACCAGATGCCCGAGCCAAAGTGGGTCATCGCCATGGGCAATTGCGCCATTTCCGGCGGGCCTTTTGTGTATGAAGGGCAGTACGCCGTGGTGGAAGGGGTGGGCAAGCTTTTTCCTGTTGATGTGTTCATTCCTGGGTGCCCGCCAAGGCCGGAAGCCCTGATTGAAGGCATCTTGAAGCTGGAAGAAAAGCTCACAGGCACCCGGCGCTGGCCCGTGGTTACGCCTCCCGGGCTTCCCGGCCCTGCGGCGGCGCAGGCGGCCAGAATGCAGGCGGAGGCGCAAGCGCCCCCGGCCCCTGCCGAGGATGCTGCGGGTGTCCCTGTGGGAGCCTCCGGGGATGCCAAGGCGGGCAACGAAGCAGGAGGGCATACGTCATGAAAGCAGACACCCTTGACGCACAGTTGGCGGCCCTGCCCGGAGCCAGGGTTCGCGCCGCAGATCATGCCGCTGTGGGCTATGATCTTGATGTGGCGCTGCCGGAAAGCTCCCTGCTTGCCGCCGTGGGCATCATGGACGGTGCGGGGTACTTTCTTGAAGGAATGACAGGGGTAGACTGGCTTGGCGAATGCGAGACCCTGCGCAAGGAGGCCGAAGCCATAGCAAAAAAGGCTGCCGAAACCGCCGCTGCCAGTGCAGCGGACGCCCCGGATACCAGCCAGGCCGCCCCACCTGAAGCCCCTGTGCAGGAATCCATACCGCAGGAAGACGAGCTTGAAGTTGTGTACGACTTCAACCTCTATGCCGCCCGCCACAGGGTATGCTTGCGAGTGCGCACGCCGCGCTCCAACCCGCAGATCCACACCATCGCCGAAATTTATCCCATAGCCCACTGGCACGAGCGCGAGATTCACGAGTTCTTTGGCATCGTCTTTATCGGGCATCCCTACCTCATCCCCCTGTTGTTGCCCGAAGACGCGGAATACCACCCCTTGCTCAAGGACTACAGCGCATGAACTATCTTGCCCAAAGTCCCACAGACGAGCGGTTTGTTCTGAACCTTGGCCCGCAGCACCCGGCTACGCACGGCGTTTTGCGCGTCAAGATGGTCATGGACGGCGAGTATATAGTGGAGGCCGAGCCTGTGCTTGGCTACATCCACCGCATGCACGAAAAAATGGCCGAAAACCGCACCTGGGCGCAGTTTATGCCCAATACGGGTCGCATGGATTACCTGCATGCCCTTGCCTACAACCACGGCTATGCCTGCCTGGTCGAGCGCGCCGCTTCCATTGAAGTGCCGGAACGCGCCGAGTACATCCGCGTCATCACCAACGAGCTGAACCGGGTTTCAAGCCATTTGCTCTGGTTTGGAGCTTTTGTGCTTGATCTTGGCGGGTTCTCGCCGCTTTTGTACGCCTTTGACGACCGCGAACAGATTCTGGATCTGCTGGAATCCGTTACCGGGTCGCGCCTCACGTACTGTTACTTTCGCTTTGGCGGCGTGTACAACGATATTGACGATGCTTTTGTAACAGGTACGCGGGCATTTATTACGCGTATGCGCAAGCGTCTGCCCATGTATGATTCTCTTGTTTCCAAAAACCTCATTATCCAGCAACGCCTTGTGGATGTGGGGGTTGTGTCTGCCGAGATGTGCCGCAAATACGGCGCCACCGGCCCGGTTGCGCGTGGTGCGGGCATTGCCTACGACGTGCGCAAGCACGAGCCCTACGGCGTTTATGACCGCTTTGCCTTTGACGTGCCTGTGTATGCCGAGGGCGATTCCATGGCCCGCTACAAGGTGCGCATGGACGAAATTGAACAGAGCTTGCGCATCATCGAGCAGGCCCTCGACCAGTTGCCGCAAGGCCCGGTTATGGCGGCCAAGGTTCCCAAAACCATCAAACCGCCCAAGGGCGACTATTACCATGCTGTTGAAACGGCGCGCGGTCTTCTGGGTATTCGCGCCGTCAGCGACGGCAGCGGCACCCCCTGGCGGCTCAAGTGGCGCACCCCCTGTTTTTCAAATCTGCTTGTTTTTGGCGAGGCGGGCAAGGGAATGCTGCTGCCCGATGCCCTGGCGCTGCTCGGCAGCCTTGACCTGGTGATTCCGGATATTGACCGCTAAGGAACACAGCTATGACGTTTTATTCCGAAATGCTGCGTCTTCTGGGGTATCTTGTAGGATTCCTTGTCTTTGTGGCGCTTAACGCGGCCTATCTGGTGTGGGTTGAGCGCAAGGTGGCAGGGCATATACAGCGGCGCATAGGGCCCAAGGAAGTTGGCCCCTACGGCCTGTTGCAGCCGCTGGCGGACGGCTTCAAGCTCATGACCAAGCAGGTATTTATTCCCACGGATGCCGACGGCGTACTGTTCTGCCTTGGCCCCGTGCTGGTCATGACCCCGGCCTTCATGAGCTTTGTGACCATTCCCTACACCGAAGGGCTGGTGGCGCGTAACCTTAATCTGGGGCTGCTGGCCATTTACGCCTTTGCTTCGGTAAACGTGCTGGGCCTGCTGCTTGGCGCGTGGGGCTCGCGCAACAAATACGCCGTTATCTCTGCCGCGCGTGTGGTTTCGCAAAACGTGGCCTACGAAATCCCCATGCTGCTGGTTGTAGTGAGCCTTGTTATGGTTATGGGCACGCTCAACCTCAACGAAATTGTGGGCACGCAATCGGGCGGATTCTGGCACTGGAATGTGTTTCGCCTTTCGGCAAGCCCGCTCATGCCTGTTTCGTGCATCATCTTTTTCATCTGCATGCTGGCGGAGACAAACCGCGCCCCCTTTGACATGGCCGAGGCCGAAAGTGAGCTGATCGCAGGCGCTTTTACGGAATATTCGGGCATGGGTTTTGGCGTGTATTTTATGGGCGAGTACGCCAACGTTGTGGTGGGGGCCAGTCTGCTGACCCTGCTGTTTCTTGGCGGGTGGGATTGCCCGCTGGGGCTTTGGCCGGGAGCGCACTGGTTTGCCATTAAGCTCTACGCGGTCATTTTTACCGTAATCTGGGTGCGCTGGACATTTCCGCGCACAACCTTCTACGGCCTGCTGAACCTCTCATGGAAGGTGCTTATCCCCATTGCGCTCGTCAACCTCATCATTACCAGCGCGTTGCTCAAGGTGCTGTAGCATGAACGCATACTTTAAAAATATCTTTTCAGGCGGGTGGAGCCTCTTTGTGGGCATGGGCATAACGCTGCGCTATTTTTTCAAGCCGGTGGTTACATCATCCTACCCGCGTGAGGTGCTGCCCATAACACCGCGCTACAGAGGCCATATCGACCTTGTATACGACCCGGAAACCGGCACGGACAGGTGCATTGTGTGCGGATCGTGCCAGAAAGCCTGCCCCTCGGGCTGCATAGAGCTTGCGGGCGAAAAACTGGATGGGGCCAAGAAGAAGACCCTCACGAGCTACAAACTGAATTTTACCAAGTGCAGCCTGTGCGGTATGTGCGTGGAATCGTGCCCCACAGACGCGCTGACGTTTTCTCATGACTACAATCTGGCCGGGTTTGACGAGGCGGAGTATCACTTTGACCTTGTACGGCGGCTCAAGGAGCGTCCCTGATGTCCAGTCATGAAACTATGCAAACGCTGGCTGAGGGCATTTTCTGGTTCTTTGTGCTGGTGACGTTTAGCGGCGCGGTGCTGGCTGTCT
Above is a window of Desulfovibrio desulfuricans DSM 642 DNA encoding:
- a CDS encoding NuoI/complex I 23 kDa subunit family protein; amino-acid sequence: MNAYFKNIFSGGWSLFVGMGITLRYFFKPVVTSSYPREVLPITPRYRGHIDLVYDPETGTDRCIVCGSCQKACPSGCIELAGEKLDGAKKKTLTSYKLNFTKCSLCGMCVESCPTDALTFSHDYNLAGFDEAEYHFDLVRRLKERP
- the hydG gene encoding [FeFe] hydrogenase H-cluster radical SAM maturase HydG: MYNPQSLRADEFIDHSEVLDTLSYATEHARDAELIDSIIAKAAQKKGLTHREASVLLACELPEKVEQVYRLANQIKHDFYGNRIVMFAPLYLSNHCINSCVYCPYHSQNKNIARKKLSQEEVAREVIALQDMGHKRLALEAGEHPTMNPIEYILECIKTIYSIKRKNGAIRRVNVNIAATTVEEYAMLKDAGIGTYILFQETYHKQSYEKLHPAGPKHDYAWHTEAMDRAMQGGIDDVGLGVLFGLEGYRYEFAALLMHAEHLEAVQGVGPHTISVPRIRRADDINPDVFDNGISDDTFARICACIRVSVPYTGMIVSTRESKAVREKVLPLGISQISGGSRTSVGGYYEPEPEEDNSAQFDVSDRRTLDEVVRWLMEQGHVPSFCTACYREGRTGDRFMSLCKSQQILNCCHPNALLTLKEYLQDYASPQTRQMGLAMIEQELNKIPSDKVRKKAVEYLAAIESGQRDFRF
- a CDS encoding NADH-quinone oxidoreductase subunit C — translated: MKADTLDAQLAALPGARVRAADHAAVGYDLDVALPESSLLAAVGIMDGAGYFLEGMTGVDWLGECETLRKEAEAIAKKAAETAAASAADAPDTSQAAPPEAPVQESIPQEDELEVVYDFNLYAARHRVCLRVRTPRSNPQIHTIAEIYPIAHWHEREIHEFFGIVFIGHPYLIPLLLPEDAEYHPLLKDYSA
- a CDS encoding NADH-quinone oxidoreductase subunit D, which translates into the protein MNYLAQSPTDERFVLNLGPQHPATHGVLRVKMVMDGEYIVEAEPVLGYIHRMHEKMAENRTWAQFMPNTGRMDYLHALAYNHGYACLVERAASIEVPERAEYIRVITNELNRVSSHLLWFGAFVLDLGGFSPLLYAFDDREQILDLLESVTGSRLTYCYFRFGGVYNDIDDAFVTGTRAFITRMRKRLPMYDSLVSKNLIIQQRLVDVGVVSAEMCRKYGATGPVARGAGIAYDVRKHEPYGVYDRFAFDVPVYAEGDSMARYKVRMDEIEQSLRIIEQALDQLPQGPVMAAKVPKTIKPPKGDYYHAVETARGLLGIRAVSDGSGTPWRLKWRTPCFSNLLVFGEAGKGMLLPDALALLGSLDLVIPDIDR
- a CDS encoding iron hydrogenase small subunit, which gives rise to MSIIATTRRGFLKGACILSGGLLLGVRMANKAYAAAKDFKDYMSDRSAAVYSADSAFPKRASQDNTQVKALYDSWLGKPLSHKSEENLHTKWFDKSKGLKALTASGEYPNPRHKEFEGTAYPYE
- the hydE gene encoding [FeFe] hydrogenase H-cluster radical SAM maturase HydE, encoding MRREEILDLLFAQPFEAVCERAARVLEEEKGAHVHVRGLIEFSNSCRRNCRYCGLRCENANLRRYTLAKAEIMAAATRAVALGADTIVLQSGEYAIDPMWLADVIDCLRGGLNVPVTLSVGEHPRAAYALWKEAGAVRFLLKHETADPLLYEALHPGHVLAERIASLRVLQRLGYEIGSGFMVGLPGQSLNSLADDIILARRLGVSMCGAGPFIPQHDTPLGAYPAGSAQLALRVMAVMRIVMPWANIPATTALATVDAQGGQRNGLLAGGNVLMPSFTPSAYGSQYCIYDNKNRVDMLGARKAIEGAGRSHTLARWQEPAAQDVVSGLVSCAVSGAPHASA
- a CDS encoding [FeFe] hydrogenase, group A; protein product: MPRIEMEHIAYELNVPPQGADGDKMFFVQIDPEKCIGCDSCQEYCPSGAIYGETGLTHKIAHPEPCINCAQCLTHCPEMAIYEVQTWVPELQKKLQDKSVKCIAMPAPSVRYALGEAFGLAPGSVTTGKMLAALKQLGFSNCWDTEFAADVTIWEEASEFVERLGAKRDLPQFTSCCPGWQKYAETFYPDLLPHFSSCKSPVAMNGRLAKTYGAEKAKYDPKSLYTVSIMPCVAKKYEGLRQEYAQNDLRDIDATLTTRELAYMIRQAGIDFNKLPDGQRDSLMGESTGGATIFGVSGGVMEAALRYAYQAVTGKRPESWDFKQVRGLKGLKEYTVTVNGIELHLAVVHGAKRFAQVCDEVRAGKSPYHFIEFMACPGGCVCGGGQPIMPNMLQSAERKATSLFAGLKQRLANTQPKA
- a CDS encoding NADH-quinone oxidoreductase subunit A, coding for MSSSELVDIVYIMAFCLGGMSFALGPFVIVFFLAPRITRNTVGKTRQIVECGIDPIGDAWIKFGAVYYMYSLLFLAFAVDILFLFPVAVIYNKASPISDFLTFAEVFLFVGILSLVILYAWKKGVFQWQRKIYSDR
- the nuoH gene encoding NADH-quinone oxidoreductase subunit NuoH, with the translated sequence MTFYSEMLRLLGYLVGFLVFVALNAAYLVWVERKVAGHIQRRIGPKEVGPYGLLQPLADGFKLMTKQVFIPTDADGVLFCLGPVLVMTPAFMSFVTIPYTEGLVARNLNLGLLAIYAFASVNVLGLLLGAWGSRNKYAVISAARVVSQNVAYEIPMLLVVVSLVMVMGTLNLNEIVGTQSGGFWHWNVFRLSASPLMPVSCIIFFICMLAETNRAPFDMAEAESELIAGAFTEYSGMGFGVYFMGEYANVVVGASLLTLLFLGGWDCPLGLWPGAHWFAIKLYAVIFTVIWVRWTFPRTTFYGLLNLSWKVLIPIALVNLIITSALLKVL